A single Marinobacter sp. es.042 DNA region contains:
- the uraH gene encoding hydroxyisourate hydrolase: MNLKKALVTGLFLASASGSALAAGNPLSVHVLNIQNGLPSPDVAVTLERHEDGKWVELSEAVTNEQGRISALYPEGEDLVEGTYRVVFETGDWFETQDTASFFPEIPVVFTMDGALEHYHVPLLLSPYGYSTYRGN; the protein is encoded by the coding sequence ATGAACCTGAAGAAAGCACTTGTGACCGGTCTTTTCCTCGCCTCCGCTTCCGGCTCAGCTTTGGCTGCCGGGAATCCGCTGAGCGTTCATGTATTGAACATTCAGAATGGCCTGCCATCGCCGGATGTTGCGGTGACGCTTGAGCGGCATGAGGACGGCAAATGGGTTGAGCTGAGTGAGGCGGTCACCAACGAGCAAGGCCGAATCAGCGCGCTTTATCCGGAAGGCGAGGATCTCGTAGAAGGAACCTATCGCGTTGTGTTTGAAACCGGCGACTGGTTCGAGACGCAGGACACGGCCTCGTTCTTCCCGGAGATCCCGGTGGTGTTTACCATGGACGGCGCGCTTGAGCACTATCACGTTCCGCTGCTCTTGAGCCCCTACGGTTACTCTACCTATCGTGGTAATTGA
- a CDS encoding NAD(P) transhydrogenase subunit alpha, translating to MEMLVLSFTIFVLALFVGVELINKVPPTLHTPLMSGTNAISGIVIVGAIVSAGTNHLSPTLASVLGFIAVTLASINIVAGFMVTDRMLNMFKRKG from the coding sequence ATGGAAATGCTGGTATTGAGTTTCACCATTTTTGTTCTGGCGCTTTTTGTTGGCGTGGAACTGATCAACAAAGTCCCACCCACCCTGCACACGCCGTTAATGAGCGGCACCAACGCGATCTCAGGCATTGTGATTGTAGGCGCGATTGTCAGCGCCGGCACCAATCACCTGTCACCGACGCTCGCCAGCGTTCTCGGATTCATCGCAGTGACGCTCGCCAGTATCAACATCGTGGCCGGCTTCATGGTCACAGACCGTATGCTCAACATGTTCAAGCGTAAGGGTTAA
- a CDS encoding GlcG/HbpS family heme-binding protein — MLASGGAFANAEPLHQKNMSLALANQLVDATLQACHADGRSAVVAVVDRGGRLVALQRDDNIGPHNTAAAQKKAFTSLSTKTASRELSGIARNNPESENLNTVDDLLLLGGGVPVQVGGEVIGAIGVAGAGGSAIDEGCAITALETLKN; from the coding sequence ATGCTCGCTTCTGGCGGAGCATTCGCAAACGCCGAACCACTGCATCAAAAGAACATGTCACTGGCGCTGGCCAATCAGCTTGTAGACGCTACGTTGCAGGCGTGCCATGCCGACGGTCGGTCTGCAGTAGTTGCTGTCGTTGACCGAGGCGGACGACTGGTGGCGCTGCAGCGGGATGACAACATTGGTCCACACAACACCGCGGCTGCCCAGAAGAAGGCGTTCACGTCTCTGTCGACCAAAACCGCCAGCCGGGAGCTGTCCGGTATCGCCAGAAATAATCCCGAATCTGAAAACCTGAACACAGTCGATGATCTGTTGCTGCTGGGTGGCGGAGTACCCGTGCAGGTTGGCGGCGAGGTGATCGGTGCTATTGGCGTTGCCGGTGCCGGCGGATCCGCTATCGATGAAGGCTGTGCGATAACCGCACTTGAAACCCTGAAAAACTAA
- the mqo gene encoding malate dehydrogenase (quinone), with protein sequence MTAIKTDVLLIGGGIMSTTLATLITELDSSRSLTIIEQSEQLGQESSDAWNNAGTGHAGYCELNYTPQAPDGTVSAERALDINERFEVSLQFWGSLAHKNVLPSPESFIRKVPHLSWVKGKVGREFLANRQSVMVRSSLFEGMEFSDDQDTLERWLPLITRSRTDNEVMSATRVDHGSDVDFGALTRSFGSFLRGQPQVSTMLQTRVVSLKKQGDRWSVTVRNSITGELKDIDAGFVFVGAGGASLPLLQKAGVEEAKGYGGFPVSGIWLACHNEALALAHSAKVYSQAEVGAPPMSVPHLDTRYIDGKPALLFGPFAGFTTRFLKAGSLFDLIRSVRPDNLSNLMHVAATQWPLTRYLIKETLSSRADRLSHLAAFMPAADHSEWRLRRAGQRVQIIKTGANGKGALEFGTEVLTTADGSLAALLGASPGASTGVSAMLTVIERCLPELTQGHHRQILQSLIPSYGHSLKDDPQLLRNVRAFTHPTLGLMGPMSSSLSTRSENHADRNTDRDKSRREPGRDHTGRRAGVA encoded by the coding sequence ATGACAGCGATAAAAACCGATGTGCTGCTCATCGGTGGCGGCATTATGAGCACCACCCTGGCAACGCTTATAACAGAGCTCGACAGCAGTCGTTCCCTGACCATTATTGAGCAGTCCGAGCAGCTCGGGCAGGAAAGCTCGGATGCATGGAACAACGCCGGCACAGGCCACGCCGGTTACTGCGAATTGAATTACACGCCACAAGCGCCCGATGGGACCGTCTCAGCCGAGAGAGCACTGGACATCAACGAGCGGTTCGAAGTCTCTCTCCAGTTCTGGGGGTCACTTGCCCACAAAAACGTGCTGCCCTCGCCGGAATCGTTCATCCGAAAAGTGCCACACCTGAGCTGGGTCAAAGGCAAGGTCGGTCGCGAATTTCTTGCCAACCGACAAAGCGTCATGGTCAGGAGTTCACTGTTTGAGGGCATGGAGTTTTCCGATGATCAAGACACGCTCGAGCGTTGGCTGCCTCTTATCACCCGAAGTCGCACCGATAATGAGGTTATGTCCGCCACCCGCGTAGATCACGGCAGTGACGTCGATTTCGGCGCCCTCACGCGCAGTTTCGGTAGTTTTCTGAGGGGCCAACCGCAGGTCTCGACCATGCTCCAAACACGGGTAGTCAGCCTGAAAAAGCAGGGTGATCGCTGGTCAGTAACGGTCAGAAACAGCATCACCGGTGAGCTCAAGGACATTGACGCGGGCTTTGTTTTCGTCGGCGCGGGCGGCGCAAGCCTGCCGTTGTTGCAAAAGGCCGGCGTCGAGGAAGCCAAAGGCTATGGCGGCTTTCCGGTCTCGGGTATCTGGCTTGCCTGTCACAACGAGGCACTGGCACTGGCGCATAGCGCCAAGGTCTACAGTCAGGCTGAGGTAGGCGCCCCACCCATGTCGGTGCCCCATCTCGATACCCGCTACATCGACGGCAAGCCAGCGTTGCTGTTCGGTCCCTTCGCCGGCTTCACCACCCGATTTCTGAAAGCTGGAAGCCTATTTGACCTGATTCGAAGCGTGCGCCCGGACAACCTATCCAACCTGATGCACGTGGCAGCTACGCAATGGCCCCTTACCCGCTATCTGATAAAAGAAACCTTGAGTTCGCGCGCCGATCGATTGTCCCACCTCGCCGCTTTTATGCCCGCCGCCGATCACAGCGAGTGGCGCCTGCGGCGGGCTGGTCAGCGGGTTCAGATCATCAAGACCGGCGCCAACGGAAAGGGTGCGCTGGAGTTTGGCACCGAGGTACTGACCACGGCCGATGGTTCCCTGGCTGCGCTTCTCGGTGCATCGCCGGGCGCTTCCACCGGCGTCTCCGCGATGCTGACTGTCATTGAACGGTGTCTCCCGGAACTGACCCAGGGCCACCATCGCCAGATTCTTCAGTCACTGATCCCCAGTTACGGACACTCCCTGAAGGACGATCCGCAACTATTGAGAAACGTTCGCGCTTTCACACACCCCACACTGGGACTTATGGGCCCGATGTCCTCCTCACTTTCAACACGGAGCGAAAACCATGCTGATAGGAATACCGACAGAGACAAGAGCCGACGAGAACCGGGTCGCGATCATACCGGCCGGCGTGCCGGAGTTGCTTGA
- a CDS encoding heavy metal sensor histidine kinase, giving the protein MIRLSIAQRLALMFALISLLTLGTIGVLLYSSLERELAWRDDQTLEGRLERMENLLVNAGTVSELRTQPQLYANMLGNTDNVLWVLNENREVLIEINPPNLPIPPVATGSSIEFTNGATPVDYRLAGYRADIGGQSLTLIAGKTLTERNRMLAGYRSTLWWALIIGAVISGSVSWLVSRWGLGPVRQLSKNVESIRTNNLDTRLQPLDQYPELSQLTSRLNEMIARLEAGFTQLARFSEDLAHEMRTPLNNLLGQTQQCLSKPRESADYEALLLSNLEEYERLSRMINSMLFLARAEKNGTETGFETVSIHSLVERLFDYFSDIAEDNRISLINKTEGTLNASPDLLQRALANLVDNALNHTADNGTIIVSTHHDKGVSQITVFNSGEHISEKHLDRVFDRFYRCDPARQNASQTGGLGLAIVDSIMKGHGGHPEIRNVPSGVEVTMTFPRLHHG; this is encoded by the coding sequence ATGATCCGCTTATCCATCGCCCAACGTTTGGCACTGATGTTCGCTCTGATCAGCCTGTTAACCCTGGGCACGATCGGCGTGTTGCTCTATTCCTCTCTGGAGCGCGAACTTGCCTGGCGGGATGATCAAACGCTGGAGGGCCGACTGGAGCGCATGGAAAACCTGCTCGTCAATGCCGGAACAGTCTCGGAGTTACGAACCCAGCCTCAGCTCTATGCCAACATGCTGGGCAACACAGACAACGTTCTGTGGGTGCTTAACGAAAACCGGGAAGTTCTCATCGAAATCAACCCTCCCAACCTGCCGATTCCCCCGGTGGCCACAGGCTCTTCGATTGAGTTTACAAATGGCGCGACTCCGGTCGACTACCGTTTAGCCGGCTACAGGGCAGACATTGGCGGACAAAGCCTCACCCTCATTGCGGGCAAGACGCTCACCGAGCGAAACAGAATGCTGGCGGGCTACCGCTCAACCCTGTGGTGGGCGCTCATCATCGGTGCGGTTATCAGTGGCAGCGTTAGCTGGCTTGTCAGCCGATGGGGATTGGGCCCGGTCCGCCAGCTGTCGAAAAATGTGGAAAGCATTCGCACGAACAACCTGGACACACGTCTCCAGCCATTGGACCAGTACCCTGAGCTGAGCCAGTTAACTAGTCGACTGAACGAAATGATTGCTCGATTGGAAGCGGGTTTTACGCAATTGGCGCGTTTTTCAGAGGATCTCGCTCATGAGATGCGGACGCCTCTGAACAACCTGTTGGGCCAGACCCAACAATGCTTATCCAAGCCACGAGAGTCTGCTGACTATGAAGCATTGCTTCTGTCCAACCTTGAGGAATATGAGCGACTCTCGAGAATGATCAACAGCATGTTGTTTCTCGCCCGAGCAGAGAAAAACGGCACGGAGACTGGGTTTGAAACGGTTTCCATTCATTCGTTGGTTGAGCGTTTATTCGATTATTTCTCCGACATTGCTGAAGACAATCGAATCTCGCTAATCAATAAAACGGAGGGCACGCTCAATGCCTCCCCGGACCTTCTGCAACGAGCTCTGGCTAATCTGGTCGATAACGCTTTAAACCATACCGCCGACAACGGGACCATCATCGTTTCAACCCATCATGATAAAGGCGTCAGCCAGATAACCGTTTTTAACAGCGGAGAGCACATCAGTGAAAAACACCTGGATCGTGTTTTTGACCGTTTCTATCGATGCGATCCGGCCAGGCAAAATGCCTCACAAACCGGTGGTCTGGGGTTGGCAATCGTTGACTCAATCATGAAAGGGCACGGTGGCCACCCCGAGATTCGGAATGTCCCGAGTGGCGTGGAAGTAACAATGACGTTCCCTCGCCTTCATCACGGATAG
- a CDS encoding Re/Si-specific NAD(P)(+) transhydrogenase subunit alpha produces the protein MLIGIPTETRADENRVAIIPAGVPELLEAGYEVIVEQGAGLAAHFTDEEYRSSGAIIADNAESLYRQADILVKVQPPSETEASSLKAESTLICILEPWDNKTLLERLAERSIQAFALDLVPRTTRAQSMDVLSAMAGISGYRSVLRGAMSLPRYFPMLMTAAGTIHPARVLVIGAGVAGLMAIATARRLGAVVEAYDLRPEVKEQVESLGADFIEIEVPETDASGDNGYATAQSEAFYHAQREQLGDCVARADLVITTAAVPGKPAPKLIDKAMIHRMKRGSVIVDLAAARGGNVEGTVLNEKVDVDGVTLVGHVNHPSRVPVHASQLLNRNIINFIKNMTEEGRLVPRQEDDIVSATMVTCEGQVYFGQDKSAPAPAKASPETEEDVA, from the coding sequence ATGCTGATAGGAATACCGACAGAGACAAGAGCCGACGAGAACCGGGTCGCGATCATACCGGCCGGCGTGCCGGAGTTGCTTGAGGCAGGCTACGAAGTCATCGTTGAGCAGGGCGCCGGGCTGGCCGCTCACTTCACCGACGAGGAATACCGCAGCAGCGGGGCCATTATTGCCGACAATGCCGAATCGCTCTACCGGCAGGCCGATATTCTGGTCAAGGTGCAGCCACCCAGTGAGACCGAGGCCTCAAGCCTTAAAGCTGAGTCCACGCTGATCTGTATACTCGAGCCCTGGGACAACAAAACGCTACTGGAAAGACTGGCAGAGCGTTCAATTCAAGCGTTTGCGCTGGACCTGGTTCCACGCACTACCCGCGCGCAATCCATGGACGTTCTCAGCGCCATGGCAGGCATCAGTGGCTATCGGTCCGTGTTGCGCGGCGCCATGTCTTTGCCACGCTACTTTCCGATGCTGATGACGGCCGCCGGCACTATCCACCCGGCAAGGGTCCTCGTCATCGGCGCCGGTGTTGCTGGCCTGATGGCCATTGCAACGGCGCGCCGACTTGGCGCCGTGGTCGAGGCCTATGATCTCCGCCCGGAAGTCAAAGAACAAGTGGAAAGCCTGGGCGCGGACTTTATCGAGATTGAGGTTCCGGAGACCGATGCCTCCGGCGACAACGGTTATGCCACAGCGCAGTCCGAGGCTTTCTACCATGCCCAGCGGGAACAGCTCGGTGACTGCGTTGCGCGGGCCGACCTTGTTATCACCACCGCGGCCGTTCCTGGCAAGCCGGCGCCGAAGCTGATCGACAAAGCGATGATCCATCGCATGAAACGTGGCTCGGTCATCGTTGATCTCGCCGCCGCCCGCGGCGGTAACGTTGAAGGCACCGTGCTGAACGAAAAGGTTGATGTGGATGGTGTCACCCTTGTCGGGCATGTCAACCACCCTTCCCGGGTCCCGGTGCACGCTTCCCAATTGCTGAATCGCAATATCATCAACTTCATCAAAAACATGACAGAAGAGGGGCGTCTGGTGCCCAGACAGGAGGATGACATCGTTTCAGCCACGATGGTCACCTGCGAGGGTCAGGTTTATTTCGGGCAGGACAAGAGCGCGCCTGCGCCCGCAAAAGCATCACCAGAAACAGAAGAGGACGTTGCCTGA
- a CDS encoding heavy metal response regulator transcription factor, which yields MRILVVEDEIKAAEYLRKGLTESGFLVEVANDGLDAKHLVKEETFDLVILDIMLPQLNGWQLLDVLRAKSDTPVLFLTARDSVEDRVRGLESGGDDYLVKPFSYAELLARVRSLLRRGSTVKELDSFSVADLEFDAKRRKVTRDGQPIALTGREFALMQLLLNHQGEILSRADIATQIWDMNFDSDTKVVDVAIRRLRAKIDDGFPVKLIKTVRGMGYVLEPEPEA from the coding sequence ATGCGCATTCTTGTTGTCGAGGATGAAATAAAAGCGGCGGAGTATCTTCGCAAGGGCCTCACCGAATCAGGCTTCCTGGTGGAGGTCGCCAATGACGGCCTCGATGCAAAGCATCTGGTTAAGGAAGAAACCTTTGATCTGGTTATTCTGGACATCATGTTGCCGCAATTGAACGGCTGGCAATTGCTGGACGTTCTCAGGGCAAAATCCGACACGCCGGTTCTGTTCCTTACTGCGCGCGATTCAGTGGAAGACCGCGTTCGAGGACTCGAGTCCGGAGGTGATGACTATCTGGTGAAACCTTTCTCCTACGCGGAACTTCTGGCAAGAGTCCGGTCCCTCCTCAGGCGAGGCTCAACGGTGAAAGAGTTGGACAGCTTCTCCGTGGCTGACCTCGAATTCGACGCCAAGCGACGGAAAGTCACGCGCGACGGGCAGCCAATAGCGCTAACAGGTCGAGAATTTGCCCTGATGCAGCTCTTGCTCAACCATCAGGGCGAGATTTTATCCCGGGCCGATATCGCGACTCAGATCTGGGACATGAATTTCGACAGCGACACCAAGGTGGTGGACGTTGCGATTCGGCGATTGCGCGCAAAGATCGACGACGGTTTCCCGGTCAAACTGATAAAAACCGTCAGGGGTATGGGGTATGTCCTGGAGCCGGAGCCAGAAGCATGA
- a CDS encoding NAD(P)(+) transhydrogenase (Re/Si-specific) subunit beta has protein sequence MFALVNLSYLTAAVLFILGIKGMTKPKTAVRGNQIAAIGMLIAVVAALLHHQIVGFTTIIAGMVIGGSIGAWLARKTAMTSMPELVASLNGIGGGASLAVAASTWLTALGTQSAGATQASTAWTLAIVFSIAIGAVTLTGSVVAVLKLKGNVGDSRRARQWQAVALLSLVGVITCGVLFFNDSQAPQLMLLVLVGLCLLLGVGLVQPIGGADMPVVVALLNAYSGLAGASTGFVLENQGLIITGSLVGASGLILTAVMCKAMNRSLPNVLFGGAFGQSAGTQSATNDDEFYAGKVKYATPDDLAMLLDGARNVVMVPGYGLAVAQAQHAVKELANQLESRGARVNYAIHPVAGRMPGHMNVLLAEAEISYDQLKDMDSINPELPQADVAIVLGANDVVNPAAAEEPSSPIYGMPILDVHKAKTVIVVKRSLSPGFAGIPNSLFIRDNSLMVKGDAKDVLQATTSAIKEL, from the coding sequence ATGTTTGCTCTTGTCAATCTTTCCTATCTCACAGCCGCGGTGCTCTTCATTCTGGGCATCAAGGGCATGACCAAGCCGAAAACCGCTGTCCGCGGAAACCAGATTGCCGCGATCGGGATGCTCATCGCCGTGGTTGCGGCCCTGCTGCACCACCAGATTGTCGGCTTCACAACCATCATTGCGGGCATGGTGATTGGCGGTTCTATCGGTGCCTGGCTTGCCCGGAAAACCGCCATGACCTCCATGCCGGAGCTGGTGGCGAGTCTCAACGGTATCGGCGGTGGTGCCTCTCTCGCGGTTGCTGCCAGCACCTGGCTGACGGCTCTCGGAACGCAGAGCGCCGGGGCGACGCAGGCCAGCACAGCCTGGACACTGGCCATCGTGTTCTCCATCGCCATTGGCGCGGTAACGCTGACCGGCTCTGTGGTGGCGGTTCTGAAACTGAAGGGCAACGTGGGCGATAGCCGTCGCGCCCGCCAGTGGCAGGCTGTCGCGTTGCTGAGCCTTGTCGGCGTCATTACCTGCGGGGTGCTGTTCTTTAATGATAGCCAGGCACCGCAACTGATGTTGCTGGTTCTGGTTGGGCTCTGCCTGTTGCTGGGTGTTGGGCTTGTGCAGCCAATTGGCGGTGCAGACATGCCCGTAGTCGTCGCACTATTGAACGCCTACTCCGGCCTCGCCGGCGCCTCCACCGGCTTTGTACTGGAAAATCAGGGCCTGATCATCACCGGCTCGCTGGTAGGAGCATCCGGTCTGATCCTCACCGCCGTGATGTGCAAAGCCATGAACCGGTCGCTGCCCAATGTGCTGTTTGGAGGTGCCTTTGGACAAAGCGCGGGCACGCAGTCTGCAACCAATGACGACGAGTTCTATGCTGGTAAAGTGAAGTACGCAACACCGGATGACCTGGCAATGCTGCTGGACGGCGCGCGTAATGTAGTGATGGTGCCAGGCTATGGCCTCGCCGTCGCTCAGGCTCAGCACGCCGTCAAAGAACTGGCGAACCAGCTGGAATCCCGCGGTGCAAGGGTGAATTACGCCATCCATCCGGTCGCAGGTCGTATGCCGGGGCACATGAACGTTCTCCTCGCAGAAGCTGAAATTTCCTATGACCAGTTAAAGGATATGGACAGCATCAACCCGGAACTGCCCCAGGCTGACGTTGCCATTGTTCTAGGTGCCAACGACGTGGTGAATCCGGCTGCTGCGGAAGAACCCAGCTCTCCGATTTACGGCATGCCCATTCTCGACGTACATAAAGCGAAAACCGTAATTGTGGTAAAGCGAAGCCTTTCACCCGGT